The segment ACGCCTACCGGCAGCTCAGCGAGCTCGGCCGCCGGGTGGTGGTCACCCACGAGGCCACCCACGTCGCCACCCGGGCCGACACCAAGTCCTGGACGCCGCTGTGGCTCTCCGAGGGCGTCGCCGACTACACCGGCTACCGGGACACCGGGCGCACCGTCCGGCAGATCGCCCCCGAGCTGGCCAAGGACGTCCAGGCCGGCCGGATGCCCGCCGCGCTGCCCGCCGACGAGGCGTTCGCGGCCGGGGCGGCCGGCATCGCCCAGGCCTACGAGCTGGCCTGGCTGGCCTGCGACCTGATCGCCCGCCGGTACGGGCAGGACCGGCTGGTGGCGTTCTACCGCACCGTCGGGTCCTTCGGCGAGGGCGGTCTTGAGCGCGCCATGAAGGCCCAACTCGGCATCGGGGTCGCGGAGTTCACCAAGGACTGGACGGCCGAGGTGGCCCGGCTCCGGAGCTGAGCGCCGCCCGCGCGCTCAGGCGTCCAGCGCCCGCTCCAGGCCGGCCGCGTCCAGGAACGCGGTGTGGGTGCCCGCGACGGTGCAGGTGTACGCGCCGGCCACCGCGCCGGCCCGCATGCACTCCTCCACCGGGCGGCCCGCCAGCCGCCGGTGCAGGAAGCCGGAGACGAAGGCGTCGCCCGCGCCGTTGCTGTCCACGACCGGGGCGCCCGGGTCGACGGTCGGGAAGTGCCGGGGCGCGGCGTCCCCGCGGGTGAGCAGGAAGGCGCCGTCCGCGCCCGCGGTGGCCACCACCAGCTCGGCCCGACCCCGGGCCAGCACCGCGCGCATCGCCGCCTCCGGGCGGCCGCCGAGGCCCGCCGCGGAGAGGAACACCAGGTCCGAGCGGAGGGCGTAGTGCAGGTGGTGCTCGTTGACGCCGTCCCAGGCGTGCAGGTCGGTGGAGCTGCTGCGGCCCAGGCGCTCGATGTCCGGGTACATGTCCCGGTTGACGCCTGTGATCGACAGGTGGACGTGCGCCGAGCGCTCCAGCAGCGGCAGCCAGAACTCGCGCGGCAGCCGGGCGTCCGCCGGGTGCCGGCCGTCGTAGAAGGAGAACCGCAGGCCGTCCCGGTCGACCAGGTTGACGCTGCGCGGGGTGCCGGCCGGGGCGGGCAGGTGGCTGAAGTCCAGGCCGCGGCGGGCGTACTCGGCCAGCACCAGGGCGCCCTGCGGGTCGTCGCCGAGGAAGTCGGCGAACTTGGTGCGCAGGCCGAGCGCCAGGCAGGCCAGGGCCACGCCGTTGCCGGTGTGCGCGGGGTAGTCCAGCACCGGGAGCACGCCCACCGAGTCGCGGCCCGGGGGGACCTCCAGCCGGTCCACCCGCACGATGGTGTCCACGCCGACGCCGCCGACGATCAGGATGTCGTAGTCGATCATCCGGCGATGGTGGCAGCCCGGAAGCCACCCCTGCAAGAGTTTTCAGAAACTTGCAAGGATGCTTCGGGGGAGCCGGAGGGCCTCCGGAGGGCGGAGCCCGAGGTCAGGGGCGGTCGGCCGGGGCCAGGTCGTCCAGCAGGTCCTGCTCGTAGGCGATGCCCGGCCGCACCGGGTACTGCGGGGTGGCCTGCCCGGCCGGCAGCACCACCGTGGTCAGCGCCTCCCGGGGCCGGGTCGAGCGCCACAGCCGGTACGCCGACAGCACCGTGCACACCACCAGCAGCAGGTTGCGGGCGGTCAGCACCAGCACGCCGCTCAGCTGGCTGTGGTTCACCGCGCCGAACATCACCGGGAACTCCAGCGTGGTCAGCGCCGCCGCCACCAGCACCGGCACCGCCACCGGCCGCTGGCTGCTGCCGCGCACCGTCAGGCAGACCGCGACCAGGCCGACCACCCAGATCAGGTACTGCGGGGAGATCACCCGGCTGGTCGTGACGAAGATCAGCAGCGCGCACAGCGCCGCGTCGAAGGTGGTCGCCGTCGTCCAGCGGGCCGCCCGCAGCCGCCACACCAGCAGCCAGCCGAAGCCCAGCACCGACAGCCCGACCATCACCTTGGAGATCACCGGCACCCACGGCCCGAGGAACTCCGTCGAGCCGTAGTTCATCGTCACGGTGCCGTGCCACGACCCCGCCAGCCGGGCGAAGTGCAGCGGCAGCGCGCCCACCGACTCGATCTCGATGCCGCGCTCCGACTGGAACTTCAGGAACTCGAACGCCCCGTTCATGCCCGCCGTCAGCAGGAAGCCCAGCGCGGCCGCGAACGCCACCGCCGAGGTCCACGCCCGCCTGGTCCGCCGGCCGCGCGGCGAACCGATCAGCGCCAGCAGCGGCCACACCTTCAGCAGCCCGCCCAGGCCCAGCAGCACCCCGCTCAGGGCCGGCCGCCGCAGCATCACCAGCAGGCCCGCGACCGCCAGCGCCGTCACGATGATGTCGTACCGGCAGTACGCCGTCGGCCCCAGCAGCGGCACGCCCGCCACCCAGTACCAGCCGCCCAGGTAGCTGCGGCCCCGGCGGACGCCCGCGCGCATCAGCAGCGCCATCGCGGCCGCGTCCACCACCCCGCAGATCACGAAGAACGACACCAGGTACGACCAGGGCAGCAGCCCCGGCAGCAGGATCACCAGCGCCGCGCCCGGCGGGTACTGCCAGGTCACGTCGTCCAGCGGGAAGGTCCCGGTGCGCAGCACCTCGTACCAGCTGTGGTAGATCACCGAGATGTCGGAGCTGACGTCGCCGATCCGCAGCACGTTGAGCGCCATCAGGACGATCAGCGCCCGGGTCGCCACCCAGCCGGCGGCCAGTGCCCACAGCGGACGGCGGCTCGGCGCGGCACCGGCCGGGGACGACGGCGCCGACGGCTCCGCGCCACCGGACCTCTCGGCCTGGGCTGACTCCACTGCGCTCCTTCAGGTCGTCGCGTGCACGCCGGAACACCGGCCGGACGGGGCCCTCACCGGAAGGACCGCCGCCGGGCCCGAACGGTTGCGGCGGCGCCACCGGCGTCACCGAACCGTGTCCGAACCGCCCGGGGCGGCGGGGCGGCCGGCGCTCCGGCCGGGCCCGGGCCGCGTTCCCGGCGAACGGGCACGGTGACCTATCGTACGGACCACTCACAGGTAGTCCGAGCACCCCCCGACCGAGCGAGCCGCGGCAATGCACAAGACCCTCATCGTCACCAACGACTTCCCGCCCAGGCCCGGCGGCATCCAGGCGTTCGTCCACAACATGGCCGTCCGGCAGCCCGCCGGGTCCGTCGTGGTGTACGCCTCCACCTGGAAGGACGGCCGGGAGGTCGCCGAGTTCGACGCCCAGCAGCCCTTCCGGGTGATCCGCGACCGGACCAGGATGATGGTCCCCACCCCCCGGGTCACCCGCCGGGCCGCGGAGATCCTCCGCGCCGAGGGCTGCACCTCGGTCTGGTTCGGCGCCGCCGCCCCGCTCGGGCTGATGGCCCCCGCGCTGCGCCGGGCCGGTGCGGCACGGCTGCTCGGCATGACCCACGGCCACGAGGCCGCCTGGGCCCAACTGCCGGTCTCCGCACAGCTGCTGCGCCGGATCGGGGCCGGCACCGACGTGCTCACCTACCTCGGCGAGTACACCCGCTCCCGGATCGCCCGCGCGGTCGGCCCGGACGCCGCCGCGCGGATGGTCCAACTGCCGCCCGGCGTCGACGAGTCCACCTTCCGGCCGGACTCCGGGGGCGACGCCGTCCGGGCCCGGCTCGGGCTCAGCGAGCGGCCGGTGGTGGTGTGCGTGTCGCGGCTGGTGCCGCGCAAGGGGCAGGACACCCTGATCCGGGCCCTCCCGCGGGTGCTGGCCGCCCAGCCCGACGCGGTGCTGCTGATCGTCGGCGGCGGGCCGTACCGGGCGGAGCTGGAGAAGCTCGTCGACACGGTGGGCGTCCGCTCCTCGGTGGTCTTCACCGGCGCCGTCCCCTGGGAGGAGCTCCCCGCGCACTACGGGGCCGGCGACGTCTTCGCCATGCCCTGCCGCACCCGGCGCGGCGGGCTGGACGTCGAGGGCCTCGGCATCGTCTACCTGGAGGCCTCCGCGACCGGACTGCCGGTGGTCGCCGGGGACTCGGGCGGGGCGCCGGACGCCGTCCGCGAGGGCGAGACCGGGTACGTGGTGCCGGGCGTGGGCGGCGAGGAGCTGCTGGCGCAGCGGCTGGTGCGGTTGCTCGGCGACGAGGGTCTGCGACGCGAGATGGGCGAGGCCGGGCGCAAGTGGGTGCACGAGGCCTGGCGCTGGGACATGCTCGCGGAGCGGCTGACGGGGTTGCTGTCGCCGGAGCGGTAGGGGGCCGCGGGATGCGGGGCCGGGGGCGCTGGGAACTGCGCGCGGCGGAGTCGCACGTCGGTGCGGTCGCGGGATAGTGCAACACACTGTCCTGCGGGGCGATCCGGCTGTGCGTGCTTGCTTGGCCGCGCAGTTCCCCGCGCCCCTGCTTTCGCTGGGGTGCGCCTGCTCCTAGCGGGTGTAGAGGCCCTCGATCTCGGTGGCGAAGTCCTTGAGGACGACGTTGCGCTTGAGCTTGAGGGAGGGGGTGAGGTGGCCGCCGGCCTCGGTGAAGGTGGTGGTGAGGAGGTGGAACTTCTTGACGGCCTCGGCGTGCGAGACGGCCTGGTTGCCGTCGTCGACGGCGGCCTGGACGGCGGCGAGCAGGTCGGGGTCGTCGCGGAGCTGTTCGACGGTGGCGTCGGCGGGCTTGTTGTTGAGGGCCTTCCAGTGGGGGAAGAACTCGTCGTCGACGGTGACCAGGCAGGCGATGAAGGGCTTGCGGTCGCCGACCACCATGACCTCGCCGACGATCGCGTGGGCGCGGATGCGGTCCTCGATCACGGCGGGGGCGACGTTCTTGCCGCCGGCGGTGACGATGATCTCCTTCTTGCGGCCGGTGATGGTGAGGTAGCCCTCGTCGTCGAGGGAGCCGAGGTCGCCGGTGGCGAACCAGCCGTCCTGCAGGGCGTCGGCGGTGGCGGCGGGGTTGTTCCAGTAGCCGGTGAAGATCTGCGGGCCCTTGAGCAGGACCTCGCCGTCCCCGGCGATCCGGATCGCCGAGCCGGGCAGCGGCTGGCCGACGGTGCCGATCTTGGGCTTGTCGTTCGGGTTGAAGGCGGTGGCGGCGCAGGACTCGGTGAGGCCGTAGCCCTCCAGGACGGAGAAGCCGATGCCGCGGTAGAAGTGGCCGAGCCGCTCGCCGAGCGGGGCGCCGCCGGAGATGGCGGTCCTGCAGCGGCCGCCGAGGGCGGCCCGGAGCTTGCTGTAGACCAGCTTGTCGAAGACGGCGTGGCGGATCCGCAGGCCGAGCGAGGGGCCGCCGGCGTCGAGGGCGCGGCTGTAGGCGACGGCGGTGTCGGCGGCGCGGTCGAAGATCCTGCCCTTGCCGTCGGACTGGGCCTTGGCGCGGGCGGTGTTGTAGACCTTCTCGAACACTCTGGGGACGCCGAGGATCAGGGTCGGCCGGAAGGAGCCGAGTTCCGCGGTGACGTTCTTGATGTCGGAGACGTGGCCGAGCTTGACCGGGGCGATGACGGCGGCGATCTCGGCGATCCGGCCGAGCACGTGGGCCAGCGGCAGGAAGAGCAGGACGGAGGACTCGCCGGTGCGGAACAGCTCGGGCATCCGGGCGGTGACGTTGCCCAGTTCGGCGAGGAAGTTGCCGTGGGTGAGCTGACAGCCCTTGGGGCGGCCGGTGGTGCCGGAGGTGTAGACGATGGTGGCGATCGAGTCCGGCCGGGCCAGCCGCCGGCGTTCGGCGACGACCGCGTCGTCGACGCCGGCGCCGGCCCGGGTCAGTTCGGCGATGCCGCCCTGCTCGATCTGCCAGGTGTGCTCGAGCTCCGGCAGTTCGCCGCGGACCCGCTCGACCACAGCGGCGTGCTGGTCGGTCTCGGTGACGACGGCGAGCGCGCCGGAGTCGCCGAGGATCCACTGCACCTGCTCGGCGGAGGAGGTCTCGTACACCGGGACGGTGATCGCGCCGGCGGTCCAGATCGCGAAGTCGAGCAGCGTCCACTCGTAGCGGGTGCGGGACATCACGGCGACCCGGTCGCCGGGGCCGACGCCGGTGGCGATCAGGCCCTTGGCGACGGCGTGCACCTCGGTGAGGAACTGTGCGGCGGTGACGTCCTGCCACTGCCCGGCGGACTTGCGGCTGAGCACAGCGACGCCCGGGTGGCGCTCCGCGTTCTGGTGGACCAGGTCGGCGAGGTTGCCGTCGCTCGGGACCTGGTAGCGGGCCGGAAGGCTGAACTCGTCGAGCAAGACTGCTCCTCGTCTGCGACGCTGCGGGACGACTGGACGTTACTGCCGGGTAGGCGGGTTCGGCCAGGGGGGTCGGCCCCGGTGTTCCGATCGTCACACCGCAGGTCGGAAGTGCGGCGGGCCGATTCGAACCCTACGACAGCGCGGAGGTGACCCGCCGGTAGGTGCCCGCGCGGGAAGCGCGCGGTCCCGCCCGCGATAGCCTCTGCTGGGCGTACAGCAGCACAGGGAGATCGCGGAGGCCGCAATGGCGGAGCACACCAGGTCGAGCATTGTCATCGACGCCACCCCGGCCGAGGTCATGGCGGTGATCGCCGACTTCGCCGCCTACCCGGAGTGGACCGGCGAGGTGAAGGAGATCGACGTCCTGGAGACCGGCCCCGACGGCCGCGCCGCCAAGGTCCGGCTGCTGCTGGACGCCGGGGCGATCCGCGACGAGCACACCCTCGCCTACACCTGGGACGGCGACCGGGTGGTCAGCTGGACGCTGGTCAGCAGCCAGATGCTGCGCTCCCTGGACGGCTCCTACGCGCTCGCCCCCGCCGGGAAGGGCACCGAGGTCACCTACCAGCTGGCCGTGGACGTCAAGATCCCGATGCTCGGCATGATCAAGCGCAAGGCCGAGAAGGTCATCATCGACCGGGCGCTGGCCGGCCTGAAGAAGCGCGTCGAGGGCTGACCCGGCTCGTGGCCACCCGCACCGTACTGGTCAGCGGCCCGGAGTCCGGCCGGATCGCCGCCGCCACCGCCCTGCACCACGCCCGGCAGGGCAGCGACACCCTGCTGCTGGCCGCCGACGACCCGCACCGCGCCGTCGACGACCTGCTCGGCGTCCGGCTCGGACCCGGACCCGTCGACCTGGAGCGGCACCTGGCCGCCGTCCGGCTCGACGAGCAGGCCGCCTTCCGGGCCGCCCTCGACGGCTACCGCGACCGGCTCGCCCCCGCGCTCGACCTGATCGGCGCCCAGCCGCTGGACCCCGACGAACTCGCCCCGCTGCCCGGCACCCGCGCCCTCGCCCTGCTGCGGGCGCTGCCCCGGGCCAAGGCCGAGGTGCTGGTGGTCGCCGCCCCGCCGCCCGCCGAACTGATCGCCACCCTGGCGCTGCCCGCCCAGCTGGAGCGCTACCTGGCCCGGCTGCTGCCCGAGCAGCGGCAGGCCGCCCGGGCGCTGCGCCCGCTGCTGGCGGGCCTGGCCGGCGTCCCGATGCCCACCGACAAGCTGTTCGAGGCCCGGGCCGCCGCGTCCGCCGCGCTCGCCGAGGCGGCCGCCGCCATCACCGCCCCCGGCACCACCGTC is part of the Kitasatospora cineracea genome and harbors:
- a CDS encoding ArsA family ATPase, with product MATRTVLVSGPESGRIAAATALHHARQGSDTLLLAADDPHRAVDDLLGVRLGPGPVDLERHLAAVRLDEQAAFRAALDGYRDRLAPALDLIGAQPLDPDELAPLPGTRALALLRALPRAKAEVLVVAAPPPAELIATLALPAQLERYLARLLPEQRQAARALRPLLAGLAGVPMPTDKLFEARAAASAALAEAAAAITAPGTTVRLVLDAARPAPRALARIRAGLALHGLPLDAVVAHGALPAAATGSADPWLAAAAARQDEQLAAVAEQVGGAPVLVARQPDGDLETLAERLYAAGAPRPPAPAEPRVEDRLAEENRLVWHLPLPGADRGELELLRRGDELVLGVGGYRRVLALPSGLRRCTVSGAGLADGVLSVRFTPDPALWPRG
- a CDS encoding AMP-dependent synthetase/ligase; the encoded protein is MLDEFSLPARYQVPSDGNLADLVHQNAERHPGVAVLSRKSAGQWQDVTAAQFLTEVHAVAKGLIATGVGPGDRVAVMSRTRYEWTLLDFAIWTAGAITVPVYETSSAEQVQWILGDSGALAVVTETDQHAAVVERVRGELPELEHTWQIEQGGIAELTRAGAGVDDAVVAERRRLARPDSIATIVYTSGTTGRPKGCQLTHGNFLAELGNVTARMPELFRTGESSVLLFLPLAHVLGRIAEIAAVIAPVKLGHVSDIKNVTAELGSFRPTLILGVPRVFEKVYNTARAKAQSDGKGRIFDRAADTAVAYSRALDAGGPSLGLRIRHAVFDKLVYSKLRAALGGRCRTAISGGAPLGERLGHFYRGIGFSVLEGYGLTESCAATAFNPNDKPKIGTVGQPLPGSAIRIAGDGEVLLKGPQIFTGYWNNPAATADALQDGWFATGDLGSLDDEGYLTITGRKKEIIVTAGGKNVAPAVIEDRIRAHAIVGEVMVVGDRKPFIACLVTVDDEFFPHWKALNNKPADATVEQLRDDPDLLAAVQAAVDDGNQAVSHAEAVKKFHLLTTTFTEAGGHLTPSLKLKRNVVLKDFATEIEGLYTR
- a CDS encoding glycosyltransferase family 87 protein; translated protein: MESAQAERSGGAEPSAPSSPAGAAPSRRPLWALAAGWVATRALIVLMALNVLRIGDVSSDISVIYHSWYEVLRTGTFPLDDVTWQYPPGAALVILLPGLLPWSYLVSFFVICGVVDAAAMALLMRAGVRRGRSYLGGWYWVAGVPLLGPTAYCRYDIIVTALAVAGLLVMLRRPALSGVLLGLGGLLKVWPLLALIGSPRGRRTRRAWTSAVAFAAALGFLLTAGMNGAFEFLKFQSERGIEIESVGALPLHFARLAGSWHGTVTMNYGSTEFLGPWVPVISKVMVGLSVLGFGWLLVWRLRAARWTTATTFDAALCALLIFVTTSRVISPQYLIWVVGLVAVCLTVRGSSQRPVAVPVLVAAALTTLEFPVMFGAVNHSQLSGVLVLTARNLLLVVCTVLSAYRLWRSTRPREALTTVVLPAGQATPQYPVRPGIAYEQDLLDDLAPADRP
- a CDS encoding SRPBCC family protein, with the protein product MAEHTRSSIVIDATPAEVMAVIADFAAYPEWTGEVKEIDVLETGPDGRAAKVRLLLDAGAIRDEHTLAYTWDGDRVVSWTLVSSQMLRSLDGSYALAPAGKGTEVTYQLAVDVKIPMLGMIKRKAEKVIIDRALAGLKKRVEG
- a CDS encoding glycosyltransferase family 4 protein, with the protein product MHKTLIVTNDFPPRPGGIQAFVHNMAVRQPAGSVVVYASTWKDGREVAEFDAQQPFRVIRDRTRMMVPTPRVTRRAAEILRAEGCTSVWFGAAAPLGLMAPALRRAGAARLLGMTHGHEAAWAQLPVSAQLLRRIGAGTDVLTYLGEYTRSRIARAVGPDAAARMVQLPPGVDESTFRPDSGGDAVRARLGLSERPVVVCVSRLVPRKGQDTLIRALPRVLAAQPDAVLLIVGGGPYRAELEKLVDTVGVRSSVVFTGAVPWEELPAHYGAGDVFAMPCRTRRGGLDVEGLGIVYLEASATGLPVVAGDSGGAPDAVREGETGYVVPGVGGEELLAQRLVRLLGDEGLRREMGEAGRKWVHEAWRWDMLAERLTGLLSPER
- a CDS encoding carbohydrate kinase family protein is translated as MIDYDILIVGGVGVDTIVRVDRLEVPPGRDSVGVLPVLDYPAHTGNGVALACLALGLRTKFADFLGDDPQGALVLAEYARRGLDFSHLPAPAGTPRSVNLVDRDGLRFSFYDGRHPADARLPREFWLPLLERSAHVHLSITGVNRDMYPDIERLGRSSSTDLHAWDGVNEHHLHYALRSDLVFLSAAGLGGRPEAAMRAVLARGRAELVVATAGADGAFLLTRGDAAPRHFPTVDPGAPVVDSNGAGDAFVSGFLHRRLAGRPVEECMRAGAVAGAYTCTVAGTHTAFLDAAGLERALDA